A single genomic interval of Sulfitobacter sp. S190 harbors:
- a CDS encoding DUF4214 domain-containing protein has translation MRSTVTDWIWGPVREVSAQVYRLYEALLDRTPDYAGHAGWTQRIVEQTQTLEEVSSGFVNSNEFQSVYGAASNAEFVELLFQNVLGRDPGPGAQGFVNALDGGGSSREAIALEFSETQEFVAGTAGAANAFIDARSSATWVDDVYRLYQATLGREADEGGLLGWVNNLSTGREFQSVVSGFTQSAEFQNLYGATTNSDFVTLLYQNVLDRTPSAEELNGWLERIDGGRTREEVVTGFSQSQEFRNATDDDVESFVRALGTHDFLEGAEGNNVLVGGMLSDRFSIDQSLGGNHVIMDMESWDVLDFYDSSTPAPRTYVHV, from the coding sequence ATGCGCTCTACGGTGACGGATTGGATCTGGGGGCCCGTGCGCGAAGTGTCGGCACAGGTGTACCGCCTGTACGAAGCCCTTCTGGACCGGACACCGGACTACGCCGGTCACGCCGGCTGGACCCAGCGGATCGTCGAGCAGACACAGACACTCGAGGAAGTCTCTTCGGGCTTTGTCAATTCAAACGAATTCCAGTCGGTCTACGGGGCGGCCAGCAACGCCGAGTTTGTCGAACTTCTGTTCCAGAACGTGCTGGGCCGTGATCCCGGTCCGGGGGCCCAGGGGTTTGTCAACGCGCTCGACGGCGGCGGGTCGAGCCGTGAGGCGATCGCGCTCGAATTCTCCGAAACACAGGAGTTCGTGGCCGGCACCGCTGGCGCGGCGAATGCCTTTATCGATGCAAGATCCTCGGCAACGTGGGTCGATGATGTCTATCGTTTGTATCAGGCCACGTTGGGCCGCGAAGCCGACGAAGGCGGGCTGCTGGGCTGGGTGAACAATCTCAGTACCGGACGCGAATTCCAGAGCGTTGTAAGCGGATTTACCCAATCGGCAGAGTTCCAGAACCTCTATGGTGCCACCACCAACAGCGATTTTGTCACGCTGCTGTACCAGAACGTTCTGGACCGCACCCCATCGGCAGAAGAGCTCAACGGCTGGCTTGAGCGGATCGACGGTGGCCGCACCCGTGAAGAGGTCGTCACCGGATTCTCGCAAAGCCAAGAATTCCGCAATGCCACCGACGACGATGTCGAAAGCTTTGTGCGCGCTCTGGGCACGCATGATTTTCTGGAAGGTGCGGAAGGCAACAACGTTCTTGTGGGCGGTATGCTGTCGGACCGCTTCAGCATCGATCAGTCCTTGGGCGGCAACCATGTCATCATGGACATGGAAAGCTGGGATGTTCTCGACTTCTATGATTCGAGTACACCAGCGCCGCGGACGTACGTGCACGTATGA
- a CDS encoding helix-turn-helix transcriptional regulator, which yields MKQKTQEYRDFANQLAASAGVDAMYMGVFDSYAGYFLDHWAGFGAAGDCARVTSAGDSLTVLTQAMRTISLRRKRGQDTCAETLRRIDAAPFEITIGEPRGHLYPVVAVLGGETAGRRASLDALLPVALSFVSEQLKHLTGAKGQRNRRLIDTALRVLSVHFAVVDRNGMIDCCANISDDWLANHGGFEIDKERLIARSPKVQDAFQQALDLATGPEGKSSIVSLRNDEGPARMVWVSHLAEFAEPRALVILGRGRENSALRDHLLKLSGLTAAERRVACHILRGKSLGETAEETNLALSTVRSYMKRILAKTSTRRQSEFVSRYQGALSRMAIAPSETPPEQRH from the coding sequence ATGAAGCAAAAGACCCAGGAATATCGTGACTTTGCCAATCAGTTGGCGGCGTCCGCTGGCGTTGATGCCATGTATATGGGCGTGTTCGATTCTTATGCGGGATACTTTCTGGATCACTGGGCAGGTTTTGGCGCGGCGGGGGATTGTGCACGCGTCACCAGCGCCGGCGACAGCCTGACCGTCCTGACACAGGCGATGCGCACCATCAGCCTGCGCCGCAAACGCGGTCAGGACACCTGTGCCGAAACATTGCGCCGCATCGATGCGGCGCCTTTCGAGATCACCATCGGCGAACCACGCGGCCATCTCTATCCTGTAGTGGCCGTACTGGGGGGCGAAACTGCGGGCAGGAGAGCATCACTCGATGCGCTTCTGCCCGTCGCCTTGTCCTTCGTTTCAGAGCAGCTCAAACATCTGACCGGCGCCAAGGGCCAACGCAACCGGCGACTGATCGATACCGCCCTGCGGGTCCTGTCGGTTCATTTTGCCGTCGTCGACCGCAACGGTATGATCGATTGCTGTGCAAATATTTCGGATGATTGGCTGGCCAATCACGGCGGCTTCGAGATCGACAAGGAGCGGTTGATCGCCCGGAGCCCCAAAGTCCAAGATGCCTTCCAGCAGGCGCTGGATCTGGCAACCGGTCCGGAGGGCAAATCCTCCATCGTGTCGCTGCGCAATGACGAAGGGCCGGCGCGCATGGTCTGGGTGTCGCATCTGGCGGAATTTGCCGAACCGCGGGCATTGGTCATTCTGGGCCGGGGCCGCGAAAACTCGGCCCTGCGGGACCATCTTCTCAAGCTGTCGGGGCTGACCGCGGCCGAGCGGCGCGTCGCCTGTCACATCCTGCGCGGCAAATCGCTGGGCGAAACGGCCGAGGAAACCAATCTCGCCCTGTCGACGGTGCGCAGCTACATGAAGCGTATTCTGGCCAAGACCAGCACACGCCGCCAAAGCGAATTTGTCTCCCGCTACCAGGGCGCGCTGTCCCGCATGGCGATCGCACCCAGCGAGACACCTCCGGAACAACGCCACTGA